CCCGGCGGCCCGGCGGGCGTTGGCGGGAAAGTCCGGTCCGTCGATCTCGCCGCCGAGGATCAGCGCCTTCGTCCTGATGTGCGGCCAATCGTCCACGATGGTGTCCATCGAGCGCAGGTTGCCGCCGAGCCGGCGCACGTACGCGAGCCGGGGCCAGTCCCCGCTCAGCCGCTGGCCGTGCCGGATGCGCAGGTGGTCAAGGTACTCCGGCTTCCACTCCACGTAGCGGCGCGTGTCGGTCCGCACGTCCGCCTCGTAGGCGCGCTGGAGGTCCGGGTCGGCGTCGATCTCGCCATCGAACGGACGAAACCCGCGCCCGGCGCGGTTGTCGGTCAGACCGATCTGGTTGATGGTGACCAGATGAGTCGTCTTCTCCGGATACAGGAAGGCGAAACGGGTCGCCATCTGCCCGCCCATGGAGTGTCCGATGACAGCGGCCTCGGAGATGCCGAGGTGTTCCATGAGCCTGGCCGTGTTCGAGGCGTGCAGGCTCATGCTGTACGGCAGAATCGGCTTGGACGATTTTCCCCAGCCGAGCCGGTCCTTCACGACGACCCGGTACCCCTCGTTGGCGAGGGCCTCGATCTGGCTCTTCCAGTACCAGCCGTAGTAGCTGCCTCCATGGAGGAAGACCGCGGCGCGACCGTTCGCGGGCCCGACCGGAGCGATGTCCATGTAGGCGATCCGCACATCCTGGTCGTAGACGCGCAGGTTCATGAACTCCACCGGATGCGGGTACTCGAACTCCTCCAGGTTGATCGAGATCGGCCCCCACTCGGCGGGCGGCTCGGCGGGCGGGCTATGGGACTGCGCCGCGCCCGGATGCGGCGGCGCGAGGGCCAGC
This region of Gammaproteobacteria bacterium genomic DNA includes:
- a CDS encoding alpha/beta hydrolase gives rise to the protein MTTTASPTTHMCAALSLAALLALAPPHPGAAQSHSPPAEPPAEWGPISINLEEFEYPHPVEFMNLRVYDQDVRIAYMDIAPVGPANGRAAVFLHGGSYYGWYWKSQIEALANEGYRVVVKDRLGWGKSSKPILPYSMSLHASNTARLMEHLGISEAAVIGHSMGGQMATRFAFLYPEKTTHLVTINQIGLTDNRAGRGFRPFDGEIDADPDLQRAYEADVRTDTRRYVEWKPEYLDHLRIRHGQRLSGDWPRLAYVRRLGGNLRSMDTIVDDWPHIRTKALILGGEIDGPDFPANARRAAGILPNGELFLIPNIGHNPHEEAPDIVNAELIRFLGTDPRE